CACCAATCTCAACGTCATCCTGAAGGATGACGCGGCCAAGTTGAGGGACTTTTTCAAGGCCTCTAGGACCGGGAACATAGCCGAATCCGTCCTGCCCTATACGGACACCCGGATGCAGGGATACGCGATTACCGATCATAGCGAACTGAACAGCAACGCCCGGCCCAATATAGCTATCGCGGCCGATCTGGCAGCCTTCACCGACCACAGCTGTCGCCGCAATAAGCGTTCCTGTGCCTACGCTCACACCTTTGCCGATGACTGCGCCTGCTTCAATCGTAGCACCCGCCTCAATCGATGCAGTAGGATGCACATAAGCAGCTGGCGAAACGCCCGTTTCGCCGAGCCAGCTTTCAGGCCGCACGGAAACAGGAAACAGCATTCGTCCAACGGACGAAAAATCACGTTGTGGATTTCTGGTTACAAGCGTAGCAACACCGGAAGGCACGCTGTCAGCAACATCTTCAGAACACAAAACACCTGCGGCTTTTATGCCGGCAAGAGCCTGTGCGTTCTTCTTACCATCGA
The Ochrobactrum sp. BTU1 DNA segment above includes these coding regions:
- the lpxD gene encoding UDP-3-O-(3-hydroxymyristoyl)glucosamine N-acyltransferase: MADPIFFKPSRDLTIGDIADFTGASLRNPKLAPRSVARLASLNDASDDALVFVDGKKNAQALAGIKAAGVLCSEDVADSVPSGVATLVTRNPQRDFSSVGRMLFPVSVRPESWLGETGVSPAAYVHPTASIEAGATIEAGAVIGKGVSVGTGTLIAATAVVGEGCQIGRDSYIGPGVAVQFAMIGNRVSLHPGVRIGQDGFGYVPGPRGLEKVPQLGRVILQDDVEIGANTTIDRGALSDTVIGEGTKIDNLVQIAHNVRIGRFCIVAAHCGISGSCVIGDQTMLGGRVGLADHLVIGSRVQIAAASGVMNDIPDGERWGGFPARPIKQWFRDIANIRSIGKPKKEQSSDE